The Campylobacter sp. genome contains the following window.
GCATTCATAAAACCGAAGTGCCTGACGCAATTCTTGATGGTAGGGTAAAATTCTTCTGGACGATGGGTGAAAACCCGGTTATGACCGATCCGAACGCAAACCACTTCTTGCGCGCGATTTCGCAGGTAGAGATGTATGTGATCCAAGATATTTTCTTAACCGAGACGAGCCGCAAAGCAGATGTTGTGCTTCCTGGAGCTTGCAGCGGCGAGAAGGAGGGTACTTATGCTAACGCCGAGCGCCGCGTACAGCATAGCGAAATTGTAGTTGCCCCTCCGGGACAAGCTAGACAAGACTGGGCTATCATCTGCGAGCTTGCCAGACGTTTAGGTCTAGGAGATTATTTCACATTCCAATCTCCAGAGCAGATTTGGGAAGAGGTGCGCAGGGTAGCTCCACACAACTACGGCGGAATGAGCTATTACCGCATCAAAAAATACCACGGACTTCACTGGCCGTGCCCTGATGAGAATTCTATGGGCGGACCTGCATTGTACCTTGATAAAAAATTCTTTACCCCGGACGGTAAAGGAAATTTTGTCCCGGTTCTATTTGTGGATGATAAGAGCAAGATCGAAAGCGCCAAAGAGGAATTCGCAAAGCGTATGAATATGCCGAAAGATTATCCTGTAATGGCGGGCTCCGTGGACGAGAAGACCGACGAGGAATTTCCGATCCAGCTTCTAACTACGCGTAAGGTTTACGAGTACGCAGGAGGCGCGATGACTAGGCGCTCTAAGACCGTCGAGCAGGGCGGCGACGCGATAGGACCGATTGCGGAAATGAATCCGAAACTCGCCGAGCGATACGGAATTTCACAGGGCGATTTCATCGTCGCGTGGAGCCGCTACGGCTATATCGCGATCAAGGCGGACATCACCGAGTGTATAATGGATGGTATCATTCAGATGTCTTATCACTACTGGGAGAGCTGCTGCAACGAGCTAACTAGCGGCGGCTGGGATCTCATCGCCAAAACGCCTACGTTTAAGGCAGCGATTCAGATTAAAAAGATTGACGAAGAGGAATTTTTGCGTATCCGCGAGCTTAAGCGCATTAAATTTCAAACCAATAAAGTCGTTTACGACGACTTCCACCACCATCCGATTAAATTCTAAGAATTTAATCTTATCCGTAGATTCGGGGGCTATGCTTCCGAACCTACTTTTTAACAATCAATTCAAATAATATGAAATTTTTAGCGATCTAGCCGTCTTGTGATATTTTAAAGATCAAAAATTTCAAGAATTCAATAAATTTCGCGGTATTAATACGCTTTTTTGCGTAGTTGCACTATCGATAAGAGGGCATAGAAATTTATCTACTATTTCATTTAATAGATGCGGCGGCAGAGACTGGGCATTCGCGATTTATCAAATCCTAATAAATTAGCCTTAATCAGAGCGGCGCAATGGAGTAAATTTTAAAGATAAGCATGATAATAAGGCTATTTTATCGCGACAAATCTTGCCAAATTACATTATTGATTAAATTTTAACGCGCGCAGGCTGATTTTATGCGAATTAGCCTATATTGTTGCCAAGAAATGCCATAATTTTAATAACACAAATGCAATTTTTGTGATTTTAATAGATGAATGCAAAAGACCCATAGGCTTTTTAAAGCGCTAGACACGGCTTTTAATCTTAATGGTCGCAAATGTCGGTTTATAGCATAGTTGGAGTAGTTTCGCGCTCCGTCCGAAATCCATAAATTTTGATTTTAAAATTTTAGATTTAAAATTCCGAATTCCGTCGTGCTTGGAATTTAGAATTTTTAGAATTTTATTTTATCGCGCGTTTTTTGGCATTCTATTTTCACGCGGGAGCCCTTTGCTGCGCCATATCACGCCGCTTGCGATGTTAAAGCTATTGCGCAAAAGCTTCTGCCTTGCTTGTGGATGAGATTTATGAAACTAGGCTCTGATATTGAAGCTATTGCGCCAAAGCTGCTGCGGCAGAATTCCATCTACTTTATTAAAAGTAGTTAGAATTTCCGCCGCTTATCGCGCCTGAACTACTTGTTGTGCCAGATCTGTTCGTCACACCTTATTTTTATCGCTCGCAGCACCCGCTTTACTTTGTTGCGCCTAAATTTTTGCCGTCCGTCGTGTTAGAATCGCTCGCAGCGCCGTGATTTTCGCTGCTTGCAGAATCTGGGCTTGTCGTACCGCTAGGACTTGCGGAGATCGGATTTGCTATGCTTTCGCCCGCGATGCCGCTTACGTTATTTATGTAGGCTACGGTGCTTATTTTATTCCATTCTCTGCCGATTTTCAAAAATGCGCGCTGGCTGTCTAGGATCTCTTTAAACATCGGATCTTTCGCCGCCTCCTCGTCTAAGATTTCATTCGTTGCTTTTTTAAGTGCAGCTATCACGTCCGCAGGAAAGTCGCGCACCTGCACATCCGGAAACTGCGCTTTTAGCTCCGCCCAAATGCGAGCGTTTTCATAAAAGCCCTTATTTTGGAAGTTCTCGCCGGCAAGTCTTGCTGCAGCCTCTAAGATCGCTTGAAGATCCGCAGGCAGCTTCTCTAGCGCCTTTTGATTTACCAGCAGTTGGCAGTCTCCCATAGGCTCTTGCCAGCCTGTGTAGTAGTATTTAGCCACTTTGTGAAATCCAAGTGGCATATCATAGACAGGGCTTACCCACTCGACCGCGTCGATCGTACCCATCTCTAACGCCATAAATAGCTCGCCCGTAGGCACCGTGTTTATAGTAGCGCCCAGCTTGCTCATCACCTCTCCGCCTAGCCCCGGTATGCGGAATTTAAGCCCTTGCAAATCTGCGACCGAGTTGATCTCTTTTTTAAACCAGCCGCCCATTTGCATGCCGGTAGATCCCATCAAAAAGGTCTTCATGCCGTATTGCGCGAATATCTTATCATTAAGCTCTCGCCCACCACCATAGTAATACCACGCGTGCTGCTCATCAGTAGTCATACCGAAAGGCACTGCCGTCCAGAGCATAGTTTTGGCGTCTTTGCCTTTATAATAATAAAGCGAAGTATATCCTAGATCGTATTGACCACTTTTTACGAAGTCGAATACGCCAAAGCTTGCCTTGTGCTTGCTCGGCGTATCGATGCGGATCTGAAGCCTGCCGCCACTAAGGCTTTCGGCATAGTTTTTAAAATCTTCAGCGGCAGCGCCTAAAACGGGCGTAGTCGCCTCCCATGTACTAGCAAGTCTTAGGCGATAAACCTTATCGTCGCCGAAAAGCTGCGAGCCCAAAAGCATGAGACATGCAAACAAAAAAATCTTTTTCATTTCTATCCTTTCATAAAGTTTTAAATTCATAAAATTTCAAAATTTAGCGCATCGCCGGCTTAAAATTTAATTGCGTCCTGCGTTACTGCTACGAAATTCTGCTTCACGGTGTCTATTTTATCGACACGTTGCCTTCTATTCTATTTTACGACGCTTCATCTTATCGGCACTTTGCTTTATAGGCGTCTTATTTCGCGACATTTTACTTCTTAGCGCCCTGCCCAAGCTTTTTTATTTTACAATGCCTGGCTTTGCGACGATAGAGCGCTGCGTTCGTTTTAATTTTGCCGCGTTCGGGCGTACTTACCTACACCTGCGCCATATCTAGCGATAATATTTTATCAAGCGCGCTTATTTAAAAACCTCTGGCAGCAGACCTATTTTGCTTAGAAACAACAAAAGTATCTTAAAATGCTATCTTTGCGCTTTTGCAGATAAAATTCTCTTTTTCTTTCAAAGCGAGCTTTGTCATTTCAGCAAGCTTAGACGCTACGCCATTTCTTTGATCTTAGACGGCAGAATCGTGCTTTTAAATTTAAAATTCCGCAATCTGGGTAATCTTTGCATCACAGGCAAGCAAAAGTTTAGCCTTTATATTTGAATTTTGCGCCTTAGTTGAGCGCAAAATTCCGCGCGGAGTTTCGATGTAAATTCCGCGAGAAGCCTAGATTAGAATTTTACGCAGAGCCATCCCGTGTTGTCTAAAATTTTTTGCAAAATTCCGTGCCGCAAAATGCACTTAAAATTTTAAATTTGCTATTGCGCGGAATTTCTTAGCGTAAATTTCAGACCTTGAAATTTTGCTCTTGTTTGACAGCATAAAATTTTAAAACAAAATTCTGTAGCCGCCATGCCTTAAAATTTTATTTGCAAAGCCTACTTGTTAAATTTTAAAATTTTAAATCTAAACCCGCAAAATTCCGTATTTTGCGTTTTGAAATTCTATTTCGCAAAATTTTATCTCGCGGATTTATCGCTCCATAAATTTCTGCGCTAAATGAAATTTTACTCCACATAGTTTGCGCTTCGTAAAATTCTAGCTCGCAAAATTTCGCTTAAAATTTCGCGAGCTAGCCCTTATTTTCAAATAACTCCGCGTGTTTGCCGCGCAAAAACTCTACCACGGCGATCACTTCGTCCGCGCCGCTAGCGTCCAAGTTTTCAAGCACCGTATCGATATTCTCGATGTAGAGCTGCGCCGCATCGGCGAGCCGCTCGCGCTTCACGCCCGCATAAAGCAGCATCGCGTCAAGCAGGATGTTGATCTCGTAGATGAGGTCTTGCTCGGCGATTTTTTCATCATTAGTTTTCATCTTCTTCCTTTGAAATTTGGGTTTTTTTCTCGATCAGATCCACGATTTGCGCCTTGACGGCTTCGTACGAGCTAGCGTCCTTAAAGCCCGCAAACATCCCGCCGCTCGCATTTACGTGCCCGCCGCCGCCGAGGAGCAGCTTTGCCATTTCGCTCACGTCGATCTTGCCGTCTGCGCGGAAGCTGAGCGTTTTTTTGCTCGTTACGTCGATGAAAAAATCGACATCAGGGTTTTGCGTCAAAAAGTCGTTGCCGATGACGCTTACGTTGCCGATATTGTAGGTCAAAATGCCCTTTTTATCGAGGTAGCTGATCTCGAAGCGCTGCTTTTGCGCGCTTAGGCGGGCGACTACGAAATGCGAGACGAGATTGCTTAGCGTATCGTCGCGCTCGCCTTTAAAAAATTCCTTCTTTATGCCGTGCAGCGCGCTATCTAGCGCGATGTGTGCGTCCGCCTCGTCTTGAAATTTAAAAATTTTTTCTAACAGGAAAAAGATATAATCCCTGCTCTCCCGCTCAAACATAATTTTATTGATCTCTTTCGCGCCCGAGACCATGCCGAGGCAGACCTTGCCGAGCTCAAACTCGCTCTGCTCCTTCAGCCAGATGTCCACGGCGTTTACGACGCGCACGAGCTTATCCAGTCGCGCCGTGCCGCCGAACATCGCGCTGAAAAAATCATACGTTATCTTCGTGGCGCAGCGCGACGAGTCCAGACAATACCACGGGAATTTTTTCGCGCACTCAAGTCCGCTTTGATGATGATCCAAAAGGATCACGCGGGCATTGCGACGGGCTATCTCGCTGCTAAATTTCTCGCACTGCGCGGGCAGTAAATTTAGATCGGTGATTAAAACCAGGCTTTTCTCGTCTGCGTCTACGGCGAGCCGCTCGTCGATACGGGCGAGGATGAGATCAAATTTTTCGTTTATCTCCTTGCCGTAGTTAGCGTTAAAAAATTCCACGTCCGTCAAATAGTGCGCCGCGACGAATTGCGCGCCGTAGCCGTCCAGATCGGTGTGGCTTAGGTGATATATTTTCATTTGCGTTCTTTGCCGATGATGTCTGCTAGCGTGATCGTATCCATATAATCATCGACCTTCTCCTGAAGCTCGCCGAACATTAGATTGACGCGGCACAGCGTGCGACCGTTCGGGCAGGCGTCGATCCCCTCGGCGGTGCAGTCAAATACCGTCGCCTTGCGTCTTTCGGCGCTTTTGATGATCTCGCTTAGCGTGATTTCATCCGCATTGCGCGCGAGCACAAAGCCGCCCTTGGCGCCTTTGAAGGAATTTAAAAGTCTCGCGCGAGCTAAATTTTGTAAAATTTTAGCCAAAAAGCTGCGTGAAATTCCAAGCTCGCTAGAGATCGAATCGACATCCATCGATTCCTCCTTACCCGCGATGCAGATCATTGAAAGCAGGGCGTATTCGCTTGCTTTTGTAAAAAGCATTTATTCTCTCCTTTGGTCTGAAAGCGTGCATTTTACACAAAGAAAGCAAAAATTTAGGTTAATTAAGTATAATCGCTTCCTATTTTACCGATCAGGAGGTCATTATGGCTTTAGACACGGCTCAAAAAGCACAGATAGTTGCGAAATTCGCTAGAAGAGAGAAAGATACGGGTTCTGCGGAGGTGCAAATCGCGCTTCTTACCGAGAGGATCACGCTTCTTACCACTCATTTGCAAGCAAATCCGAAAGATTTTTCATCTCGCTTAGGACTGCTAAAGCTAGTAGGTCAGCGCAAAAGAATGATGAAATATCTTAAAAACAAAGACTACGCAGTTTACTCCAAGCTCGTTAGCGAGTTAAATTTAAGAGATAAATAAGCTCCTTTACTCGCGGCGGCGTTTATTTTCGTCGCCGTGACTTATACGCGGCGTCCGTCAAACGGCGGGCGCTTTTTTTATACCCTAAATTTAGACAGCCACACTTTTTCAATTTTTGAATTTTTTGAGAATTTTGTAAAATTTATGAATTCTGCTTGGACTATGAAATTTTAAAATTCCGTAGAAATTTTAAAATTTCGTCGAATCCCAGCGGTTTGCGTCTGCTACGGAATTTTGAAATTACGAGCGGCAATAAATTTTATCTGCGCCGTCTTGCGTGCAGCCAGAATTATACATTCGCGTTATTTGTATCAAAATTTAATTGTTAAATTCCAAAAATTTGGATGAAGCTTTACTATGCCGCCAAAAATAGGGCGGCTCGTAGAATTCCGTTTTTTGGAATTTTTTAAAAATAATTTTGCTTCTTGCAATTTGAACTTTTATTTAAACGCCGCAAAGCTCATAAAATTCGCCCATTTAAAGATACTCTCGACGCGCTTAAAGCCCGCGCCCAGCGCCAAAGCGCGGTTTTCTGCTTCGGTGTAGGGCACGAGCACGTTTTCGAGCGCCTCGCGTTTTTGCGCGATCTCGTAGCGCGAGTAGCCCTGCGCGCGCTTGTAATCCTCGTAAATTTCGATCATCCGGCGCGCGAGCGCAGGCTCTTCGTAGATGATCTTTTCGCTAAAGATCAAAACCCCGCCTTCGCGCAATTCGTCGTAAATTTTACTCACGAGCGCGGTTCTACGAGGCGGTCTGATAAATTGTAGCGTGTAGTTTAAAATCACGGCGTCGCAGTCTGCGAGGCTCGCATCCAGCACGTCCGATACGCTAAGCTCGAGCTCGGCGCCAAACGCCGCCGCCTTGGCGCGGGCGTTTTGTATCATCGCCTCCGAGCTGTCGATGCCGCACAGCCGCAGATCTGGGCGCAGCGCAAACAGCGCCAGCAGCGCGGTCGCAGTCGAGCAGCCAAGATCGATCACGCGTGCATTTTGCGGCAGTATCCGCGCCAAAAGCTCGCTGCTAAGCCGTGTGCTGGCCTCGTAAAACGGCACGCTGCGCCCGATCATATCATCAAAAACCGACGCGACGCTGGCGTCAAACTCAAACTGCTTTTTGATAGGCTCTTTAAAAATTTCGTCTTTCATCCGTTTCCTTTTAGTTTCGCTATTTACGCGGTACTCGATTTATACTTCCTACGCATGCTAAACGCAGAATTCTCACGCCGTGCTTTCTGCACTTAAGCGACACTCGATTTGCGACCGCTACGCATGGAATTTTTGCGCTTAGTTTGCTCTGCGCGAAGCATACCTAAATTTTAAACGCAGCATGAGCGCTTTTGATGCGAGCGAGCTGTATCCCAGTTTGCGCCCAACTTCTAGCCCAAATACGCTCGATGCATGATTAAATTTCACGCCTTGCTTGACAGACCCTAAAATTCCGCGCCGTGCGAATACGTTCTTAAAATTTTGCGCCGCATTTAGCGGGCTTGGAATTTCTCAGCATTAAATTTTACGCCGCCAAATCTCGCACTGCCAAAACAGCTCCTTTAAATTCTTTAATTATGAACTTAAACTAAAAGCATAGCCAAAGCTATATTGGTAGAATTTCGCGCCCATTTTGCGATTTTACGCGCCGTAAAATGGAGCCCGCTTGACAAAATCCCGCGTTTAGCTAGGCGTATAATTTAGCCGCTTGGCTCTTGCTCGTAAGCTCAGCCCTGCTAAATTTTAAAGCTTCGCAGCACAACTAAGATTTTTTATCGTTCTCAATTCTCGGCACAGCTTGCACTTGCCTCGTCTTACATAAACCCAAGCCCAAGGTGCGTTAAAGTCCTGCAGGCGGTACGCCGTTAAAATATAACGACTTTTTAGCAGCTTGCGCGCCGCTTTTGTGTACACTTCCCATATGGCATCGCAGACGCAGACGGTGCACCAAGCATCCTCGGAGGCAGGCACACGACTTTTATACGGGATGCCGCAGACGGCTCATTTAATGCGCCATAGATGCGAAGCGCAGACGGATGCATTAAATTAAAGCGCACAGCCCGAAAATTTCATCTTTAAGCTTATAAGCCGTAGATTAAAATTTGCGGCTTCGTAGTACCGCCTCCGCCTCCGTAGCGTCTTTTAAAATCTGCTCTTTAAGCTGCGCTAGATCGCTAAATTTGCGATTTTCACGTAGGAATTTTATAAATTTCACGCAAGCAAATTTCGCGCCGCTGTTTTTGTCCGCAGCCTCTAAATTTTTATTTTCGACGCCCAAGCTCTCGCTCGCCGCAAAATTTTGTGTAGAAATTTCAGCCGAATTACACGCCGAAATTTCATCTAAATTTTGCGCAGAATGTGCGGCTTGCCCCCCGCAGCACGGCGCGTGATCTTGCGCGGAATTTAAACCCGCCTCAAAGCCTGCAAAGTCCCCTAAAATGTGCGTTTCAAGTGCAAAAGCTCCGTCGGTGCTGAGCCTATGCCCCAAGAAGCTCACGCTTGCAAATTCCTTGCTTCCAGTGCGCGCCAGGGTCGCATACACGCCGCTTTTTGGCATAAAATAGCCGCTCGCATCAAGATTTAGCGTCGCTACGAATTCCCGCGCCCCGCGCCCCTGACCGCGCACTACGCGTCCGCAGATCTCGTAATTTCGCCCTAAAAGCTCCGCCGCCTCTTCGCACCGACCGCGCGATAAAAGCTCTTTGATCCTGCTTGAATGCACGCCGCCGCCGCTTAAGCAAAACTCTCCTACGACGCAGGTTTGCCCGCGAAATTCGCGCCTTAAAAACTCCGCGCCCCACGCCCTATCACACCCAAATCTAAAGTCCTCGCCTACGACGATTTTTTGTAGATTTATGAAATTTTGCCTTAAAAGTGCGATAAATTCGCCTCCGCTAAGGCTTTTGATAGCGCGTAGATCGCAATAAAAAATCTTTTTGTTCGTAAATGCCTGCCGTGACGCAAAAGGGGTTAGCTTCGTGCCACCTCCTGCTAGGATTACGATTATTGCGCCGTGCTCGCCTAGGCGCTCAAATAATTTTTGATGTCCAAGGTGCATGCCGTCGAAGTTACCGATCGCTACAGCGCGCACATTATCGCGGTTTGCGCCTTGTAGCGTTGCGAAAATCTCGCCACGTGTGAACTGCTCGCTTAGGCGCGCACGCAGCACTTCCGCACAAGCAGGAAGCGTGCCTTGAGCTTGCGCGTCTACGCCATTGCCGCAAGTGCCGCCATAAGCCGTTTCGTTACTGCAAGCGGCGTCGGTGTCTGCTTCATCTGCGCGGTGCGCATCGCCGGTTTTGTTTTCGCTCAACTCTTGCCTTGGACGTTTGATATTTTGAGATGAATTCTCCCAATTGCTTGTGAAATTCTGTTCCGTAAAATTTTTCAAGCTGGAATTCTGTGCTACGAAATTTTGCTCTTTAAAATTCCGCAGCGAAGCCTCTGTATGGTCTTTGCCTGATTTTTGATTAGCCATTATTGCTGCTTCGTCCAGACGATTTTTTTGGTGTCGTAGCCACTGTGCTTCGCCTTTTTGAGATAGAGGATGCGGATCGGCTCGGGCAGGGTTTTGGTGCGCGATAGGATGTAAAGCTCGCTCGTATCGGCGCCGAAGATCAGGGCGTAGCGATAGTCGCCGTCCACCTGCGCCACGCGGTAGAGTGAGTCGGAAATCATGCCTTTTTGATAGAGCAGGCCTACGCTTTTATCGCCCGCAAACTCCAATACGTGCTGCTCGTTTTCGATTTTACCAGAGCTTGTCTTAGCGGTTTTTAAAAGATTGATCGTAGAGTTTTTATCGATAAAGCACTCGTACGCGGTGTTTTGCAGCTCGCCACTGCCCTTCATGCGGGCGATCTCGTACCAACCGCCGCTAAATTTAGCGATGTCGAAGTTTTTTACGATCGGCGCTTTTGGGCTCAGGCTTTTGGCGCATGAGCCCAAAAATAGCGCGCAAAACGCCAATATAATTAAGTTTTTAAATTTCATCGTTCATCCTTTTTAGAAGATAGAAAAATTCCCTATTTCCCTCTTTACCCGTGATTTTGCAGGCGCTAGCGTACAGTACAGTAAGCCCCAGCTCGGCGCATAGTCGCTCAAATTTCGCCCGTGCGGCGCGCACTGCTTTTTCGTCCCTGAGCACGCCTTTTTTATTTCGCTTGATCTCCGTGCCGACTTCAAATTGCGGCTTAAATAGCACGATGAGAGCGCTTTTTGCAAGGCTTGCGAGGCTTTTTAGGATCAAATTTAGCGAGATGAAGCTCACGTCGCAGGTGATGAGATCAAATTTCTTCTCGCTTGCAAACTCCCTGATGTCGGTGTTTTCGCGCACGATCACGCGAGGATCGCGCCGCAAAATTTCGCTTAGCTGCGAGCTGCCGACGTCAAGCGCAGTCACGCTCTTTGCGCCGCGCTGCAATAAAATTTGCACAAACCCGCCGGTGCTACTGCCCACGTCCAAAACATCTGCTCCAGCTAAATTGAAAATATCTTTTTGCGAGGGCTTTGTTTGTACCAGCTCCGCGCTGCTTTCTCTGCGGCACATGCCCGCCTTGCCACCCGATTTGGAAGCTTTCGCCGCATTTAAAATCTCTGCCGTATCGGCGCCCGCGTCCGTTTGCAAAAGCCCTACCGTCTCGGCTCCTGTGCTCGTCTGTAAAAATTCCACCGTTTGCTTGCCTGCACCGGTTTGTAAAAGCTCCGCCGTATCGGCATTAGTTTTTGCGGTACGGATCGCCTCGGTAGTTGCTTTAGCGCTCTTTGTCGTCGCGGCAGCCGCGCTTGGAATTTTATCAGCCTCGTTCGCGCCTAAAATTTTATCCGTAGCCGCAAAATCTGCACTTGAAATTTGCGTTGTTACTGCGCCCGCCTTTTGCGTAGCTGCCGCTTTACTATCCGCTCTTTTTGCGGTACTGCGCGGCTTTGAAATTTCTGCCGCCGAGTTAGACGAATTTGCGCCGCAGCTTGCTAAAAGCCCGTTTTCGGCTAGCTCATCCAAAAAGCCCGCAAGCTTGAGCGCGCCCCTGCTTACGTAAATTTGATCGGTCGCACTGATTTCGCCGCTCTGCTCGGGCGCGATCTGCACAGAGGGCCTGTTTTGCACGGCGCCTCGCAGCAAAATTTTATCCTGCTTTATCAGCGCGGCAGCCTGATTTCTGCTGATTTTAAGCGTATTTGCGACGAGCAGATCAAATCTCATTTTTTCTTTTCTCCGCGCCGCGATGAAATTTTAGAGCTTACGCAGTTTTTGCGCAGCCTTGAGCTTAAAATTTTATCGCGCATAGCAAAGTCGCGTGCAGCAGTGTCGCAAGGCTCAAACTTTAACCCGCGCCGTGCCGCAAATTTAGCCATACTGCGCATTGTAAATTTCCGCTCGCCGTGCGTTGCAAATTTTATTTTGCCGCTAGCGAAAATTTTAAAATTTTTCCTATCGGCGCAGTGTTTTAGTGGTGCAAAATTTGAGATATTCTTGCTTGCAGCCGCACCTGCCGACATCGCGCTAGAGGTTTTGGTGTCGCGGCAGGCGGAGCCCGCCCGCCTAGCAGAAATCGCCTCTCGGTCTGCCGCTTTTGCACGCGCCTCGAAGACCTGTGATCTAGCGCCGACCACTCGATTTGTCGCTTTTGCTCTTGCCGCTTGCTCATGCGCTACAAAATTTTTAAAATTCTCGCGCTTCATAAAACACACAAGTGCCGCAGGGTGGAGATTGCTTTTAAAATTTAATCCCGCGCCGTTTGCGTGTGGGTTCGGCGCCGAGCAAAAAACCTTCACTCGCCGCTCCCCGCAAGCGTTTCAGGCTCGCTCTTGCCGGGTAAATTTGCACCGGGCGTCGCCAGGCTCGCAAGCGCTTCAAACTCGCTCTCGTCGATCACCAGCACGCCAAGCGAGCGAGCTTTTTGTAGCTTGGAGCCCGCTTCTGCGCCTGCGAGCACGAAGTCGGTCTTGGCAGATACCGAGCCCTGCACCTTCGCGCCCATCGCCAAAAGCCTGGCCTTAAACTCGTCGCGCGGACGGCTGAGCGTGCCCGTGATGACGACGCTGCGGTCCGTGAAGGCGCTTTTGACGGTCTGCATCTGGGGCGCGCGAGGCGTGATGATTTCGCTTAGATTTAGAATTTTTTCGCGATTTATCTTGCAAAACTCCGCTAGGCTCCTTGCCATCGCCTCTCCAAAGCCCTCCAGGCGCAGGATTTCATCCTCGCTCGCATCCAGCCAATCCTGCCCGAATGCCGCGGCGATCTTGCGCGCGGCCACCTCGCCGATGTGCTCGATCCCCAAAGAAGCGATGAAGCGCTCAAGCGGCGCGTTTTTGCTCGCATTTATCGCGCCCAAAAGATTTGAAATTTTTTTATCCGCAAAGCCCTCGAGCCCCGCCAAATCCTGCGCGCTGAGGGCGTAAATATCGTCGATCTTTGAAATTTTGCCGCTTTCAAAAAGCTGCGTGATCGTCGCATCGCTTAGCCCTTCGATATTCATGCATTTTTTGGAGCAGAAATAGATCAGCGCGCCTATCACGCGCGCCTTGCAATCGAGGTTTTGACACTTTATGAGCGCGCCTTCGTCAAGTAACTTCTCGCCGCAAACCGGGCAGCGATCCGGGCGCGAAATTTCACTCTGCGTGCCATCTCTGCGCTGTTTATAAACGCTTGTGATCTTCGGGATCACGTCGCCGCTGCGGATGATGCCTACGAAGTCGTTTTTCATCAGCCCCAGCCGCGCAATCTCGTCGAAATTATGAAGCGTCGCATTTGAAACGTTCGCGCCGTCGATATTTACGCTATCTACGACGGCTACGGGGGTGACCGCGCCGGTGCGACCGACTTGCAGATTGATCTCGCGCAGCCGCGTTATCTTTTCGATCGCGGGGAATTTGTACGCGACCATAAAGCGCGGGAATTTCACCGTATAGCCCATCTGCGCACACTTTGAAAGCTCATTTACGCGGATTACCATACCGTCAAGCATCAGGTCTTTGCTCGCGCGCATGCTATGCAGCGCCTCGTACGCAGCTCTGATCTCGCTTGCGCTCTTGCAGATGCGGCAAAACTCGTCGCGCAAAAAGCCGAGACTGCGCACGAACTCCATTATCTGCGAGTGCAGCGCAAAGTTTAACGAATGCTCGCCGACCCCCCACGGGATAAATTTTAACTTCCGCTTCGCTACGATCGCGCTATCCAGCTGCCTCAGGCTGCCTGCGGCGGCGTTGCGCGGGTTTGAAAACAGGCTCTCGCCGTTTGCGGCGCGCTCGTCGTTTAGCGCGTCAAAATCGCTCTTTGCGATCAGCGTCTCGCCGCGGATCTCGATCCTTCCGGCGTAGGGGATCTGAAGCGGCACCGATTTGATCGCTCTTGCGTTTTGCGTCACGTCCTCGCCTATAAGCCCGTCGCCGCGCGTCGCCGCGCTTATCAGCACGCCGCCTTCGTAGGTTAAATTTAAGCTCGCGCCGTCAAATTTGGGCTCGACGTAAAACTGCGCGCCGCTCTTCTCGCCGCGAGCTAGCCACGCTAAAAGGTCCGCGTCGTCGA
Protein-coding sequences here:
- the ligA gene encoding NAD-dependent DNA ligase LigA; the encoded protein is MNYDEYRSAVDTLNAWARAYYTDDKPIASDEEYDELYSQAEKFEQQNPTLALPYSPTQRIGGAISEGFSKLAHGAQMWSMEDIFDDADLLAWLARGEKSGAQFYVEPKFDGASLNLTYEGGVLISAATRGDGLIGEDVTQNARAIKSVPLQIPYAGRIEIRGETLIAKSDFDALNDERAANGESLFSNPRNAAAGSLRQLDSAIVAKRKLKFIPWGVGEHSLNFALHSQIMEFVRSLGFLRDEFCRICKSASEIRAAYEALHSMRASKDLMLDGMVIRVNELSKCAQMGYTVKFPRFMVAYKFPAIEKITRLREINLQVGRTGAVTPVAVVDSVNIDGANVSNATLHNFDEIARLGLMKNDFVGIIRSGDVIPKITSVYKQRRDGTQSEISRPDRCPVCGEKLLDEGALIKCQNLDCKARVIGALIYFCSKKCMNIEGLSDATITQLFESGKISKIDDIYALSAQDLAGLEGFADKKISNLLGAINASKNAPLERFIASLGIEHIGEVAARKIAAAFGQDWLDASEDEILRLEGFGEAMARSLAEFCKINREKILNLSEIITPRAPQMQTVKSAFTDRSVVITGTLSRPRDEFKARLLAMGAKVQGSVSAKTDFVLAGAEAGSKLQKARSLGVLVIDESEFEALASLATPGANLPGKSEPETLAGSGE
- a CDS encoding SAM-dependent methyltransferase, translating into MRFDLLVANTLKISRNQAAALIKQDKILLRGAVQNRPSVQIAPEQSGEISATDQIYVSRGALKLAGFLDELAENGLLASCGANSSNSAAEISKPRSTAKRADSKAAATQKAGAVTTQISSADFAATDKILGANEADKIPSAAAATTKSAKATTEAIRTAKTNADTAELLQTGAGKQTVEFLQTSTGAETVGLLQTDAGADTAEILNAAKASKSGGKAGMCRRESSAELVQTKPSQKDIFNLAGADVLDVGSSTGGFVQILLQRGAKSVTALDVGSSQLSEILRRDPRVIVRENTDIREFASEKKFDLITCDVSFISLNLILKSLASLAKSALIVLFKPQFEVGTEIKRNKKGVLRDEKAVRAARAKFERLCAELGLTVLYASACKITGKEGNREFFYLLKRMNDEI
- a CDS encoding lipocalin family protein, whose protein sequence is MKFKNLIILAFCALFLGSCAKSLSPKAPIVKNFDIAKFSGGWYEIARMKGSGELQNTAYECFIDKNSTINLLKTAKTSSGKIENEQHVLEFAGDKSVGLLYQKGMISDSLYRVAQVDGDYRYALIFGADTSELYILSRTKTLPEPIRILYLKKAKHSGYDTKKIVWTKQQ